The Falco cherrug isolate bFalChe1 chromosome 18, bFalChe1.pri, whole genome shotgun sequence sequence CTGTTGGGCTTGGGGTGGCAGGTCGCAGGGACGCTTGGGCAAAGAGCGTGCCAGGTAGAACAGGATGATGCAAACTGCAGAACAAAAACAAGAGGTTGGCAAGAGGTCTGTGGCTGCCTTGGGGCACCGTGTCTGGCATGTCCCCAGCACGGCAGTGTCATTCATCACCTCTGTAGTGATGGCTTTTCAATCTGTTCCTAACTCCCCTTCCATATTAGGTATAATTTAGCAgctcttctctcctcctccttctgtgCCATAATTAGTACTTTTTGGCTTGAGTCATGTCCTTTAATCATATCTAGACTGCATTCACTCCTGCCAAGGTGAGTAATCCCCCAGGCAGAGATAAAGCCCTCTGCGTTTCTTGTGCTTTTGCCAGGTTGAGAGGCATCAGAGGGATACAGTGCTCGGGGCATGCACCCGATGCAACATCAGGTCTCAGGCAAGCGGCAGCGTCAGAAAGAAGGTGAAGGCAATTATTTTCTGCgccgtcccagccctcccaaGGGGGAATTGCAAAGCAAACTTGGTTGTTACTAATAAATTGCTTTGAGACCTGTGGCTGAGCTGTGCAGGAGAGGAGAGCCCGACTAGGAGACGAGTACTTGTCTATAGAGATGTTGTCACCCGTGGGTATGCATCCATGCCAGGCGTGCTACCAGGGCACGTGCACTGCTTGCCCTACCCAGCGTGCTGTAATGTCCATGCCCAGAGCAAcgtgctgagctgggacagtCAGTGGCTGCTGCCACAGAGACCTGCTGGTGGGCTCTGGGTGGTTTGAGCTTGGGCATGAGGGGCAGCATCACTGGCCACCCCAGCCAGTCTTCCCAGAAGAGCCCCAGGACAGCCCCTGACTGTGGTGCGGGgacagccagcactgcaggtgtGACAGCTTTGGGGGCTCGCTGTTTTTCCAGGGGACAGTGGGCGGTCGTGTGGCAGGGCAAAATTCAGGATGTGACTGACTGGAGCCTGACAGCCTGCAGGTTCTCCCAGGAATGCACCAGCCCTGTGACCTGAGCGGGAGCTGGGGAGGGCGGGTCGCTCTAGATAAGCTTGCCAGCGGATAAAGACAGGGATAAAAATGAGCAATCTTGGCACAGAGTTGGAATGTGTAGAGAGGAATGCAGACACGCttggggctggagcaggctgtgcttTCAATAGGACCTTCAGGGTTGTAACGGCAGCCAGGGGATCCTGAAACAGGGATGCAGACCTCCCGGGCACTTAAGGAAGGTTGATGATGAAATGTTTTATAGCTTATGAGGCCCTCATAAGGCAGCCAGGACCCAAATAATGGGGGATTTTAATTACTTGGATATTGATGAACATAATAAGTGTGCAGCAAACCACAAAGGGAAACCTGCGGCTAGAGGAGAGAGCAAGACTGATCTATGCACAGCATGTTAAATAACTTAAATCGTTCAGAGTCTCCTCTGGCCCCGgttccaggagcagagccaAGTAATAAAGAAGGTCGGGGTTGGGAAGTGTCTAGAATCCAAATGTTTGTATTCTTATTCGATTTCAAATATTCACAGGGACAAAAGTGGTAGCAGGAGTCACGGCAAAGCACTCGGTTGTATGTGCTGGGAGGCTGTGAGATGCCCTCGGCAGAGGGGCAGGCAGCCTGGCCCTTGGGAAAGTGGCTGTCAATGCCCAGAGGAACTTTTGCACAGATCTGCCGCAGTGGAAGGTGACCTGGGTGAGACCTGGGCAAGGCGAGGAGGCCGAAGTCTGAGCAAGCAGGTGGGTGGGATGGCGGCTGCTAGGCTGGGCATAGcacagtgggggggggggcagggctgctgtgctgtgggcagGTCCCGTGGTTTGGTGGCATCAAAGGTGCACCCAGGCGAGGTGTCCTCCTGACACCTTGGGTGCGCACCCAGCTTCCTTCTCCGTTACACGGGTCCGACTGTCAGACTTCGTGGGGGAAACTCTGCTTTATGGAAGGGGGTAGCaaggcaccagcagcaggcggaCCCCCcccggagcagggctgggagtgCCGTGCTGCAGATTCGCAATGGAAATGTGCGCCTCAagctgcaggggcagggccccTGTTTGCAGTGACAAGATGGTTTTCTGTGTGGGTGGTGCTAATTTGAGTCTGTAGCTGCTGTTCTGGTTGTGGCCAAGGGCGATTCTATGATTCGATCCCTGTTGGTTTTGCATCAGCTCCCTGGCAGCGCCTGTCCTGGCTGAcctggcagatgctgctgggttCGGGGCAGTGGTGCAAAATCCCGTTATGGTTCGTGTGGAGCCTGGGCAGGTCGTGCTGTCCCAGCCTGAGTGCAGAGAAGTTCCTCTGGGAGCTGCGGTCTGGGGGACAGCACCTCTGAAAGGGAGGTctgcccttctgctgccttcccgTGGTGACAAAAACATGCACTTTACTTAAGAGCTGCAGAAATAGGCTTTCTGTGGCAGAAGGGCAGTGGTACCCATGAGGTACCCCAtgaggtgctggctggggaaaggctgtgggCTTGAAACAGGGTGCAGCaagccagagcagcagagacTGAACATTGCTGCTACACCTGTGGCTCTGTAAAGGTGATGGAGACCCACGCTCTGACACAAACCCTTCAGGGCAGAGCAGGACCTCAAGGCCACAGCCGCGTCTTGCTGTGTGGATGTGGACAGTGTGGTTCCTGGTGGCAAAATGAGTGCCAAGCACCATGTTATTCTCAAAGGTATTGTGGCATTTTTAGGTGCAGATGTAAATTATTGAAATGGAGTGTGCTTACAGTCATAATGCACCTGAGACCTTAGATGCCTGCATCTTGTGATCAATATTAGACAGCAGTGGTTTGGAAACAGAGAGATCAAAGCTCTCGTGAAGcagctgtcccagcctgccGGGAGAGAAGATGGGAAGTGTCTGTGCATCACTGTGCATCACTGTCTGGGTGCTGTGAGTGTGGCAGGATCCTCCCCGACTCTGACTTTAAAGGAGGTGAATCTGCTTAATGTGTGTGCTGTTGTTGGATGCATCTCTGACAAAGCATTTGGAAAAGTGAACTCAAATGTGGTGAGCTCTTGCTGTGTCGTTTGCTGACCTGGAAACACCGTGGTCTGACTCtctttctgtgcagcttttAGGTACCTTCCTCATCCCTCAAAAGTGATGTGTTGAAGGTGTCCACTGGTGCGGGGTACCCCCTTGGCTCTCCAGAGCCCTCTGGCATCtcccctctgctttcccagctcCCCTTTTCTCTTCCAAGGTGGCATGAAGCCACCTGCCTCCCCCCTGTGTTGGAGTGGTCCAGGGCAGGGGTGGCGTGTGCGGGGAAGGGCCCTGGGGCTTCGTGAGGGTTTgcaacaggaacaaaaaaaaccaagggcCCTTTGCCCCTTCCTGGCACTGGCACCGCTGCTGCCCAGCGTGGGTTTGGGCACTTCACTGCATGCATGGAGCCCACGTCTCCCCTGCAGTGCCAGCCTGCACCAGCTGCCTGTGGCTCcttattgtatttttcatttagctggagtgattgtttttttcctctgtaagtttgctgttttcctgaaatGGTCTGAAATGTAATAGACCAAGACAATCatcagaatgaaatatttcctaCATAAAATATGCAGCGGCTATTCAGAAATGAAGATTGAGTGGAATGAGGGCTGCCAGGCAAAGATTTAAAGGTGCTGACGTGTTCCCATAGGTTGTTTACCAAAGTTATCGTCTCCTAAGCCCCAGTTTTAAGACTGCGTTTCAAAAGAgggcacaaaataaaatttagcaAGGAGCTTTAATAATTCAAGCTGCCATGTGCTGAGCTTTTTGTTGCCCTTATGGGAACGAAGCCTCATTTCAAAGGACCTTGACTCTCTTCTGATAGTGCAGGAGAAGTGGCACTGCCAGAGCTATTTTTGCACCAAGGCACTGATTGGGTGTGAAACCTGTCTCTGGTGGCCATGCCAGCAAAACCTGGGCGGGCAAAACACAAAGGCATATGGCCTGATTTCCCTAAAGATGCCAATTCCAAGGAATTTAGGGGTGCTGTCTTGCTGCAAAAGGGCAACCTAGGCACCTGGCATTATGAAAAAGCTTCAGCACTGCTCTGAGTGCAGAGATCTGCTCACCCGCCCCAGCACGGTGGGGTGCGGTGAGCCCAGTCCCACAGGCTCACACCAGGGAGCGATGCACAGGGGAGCAGGTGGGAGCCTGGcggctgtgctgagctgcagggtTGTTTGCTGGTCTTGCTTCTGCTGTGGTGTCTGTATCACAGGAACCGGCATGGCGTGTCCTGGGATGAACCCAGCATCAGACCATCGGTCTACTGCAGATACCTGGTGAGGACCATGGGTTTGTCTGAAGCGTTTTTCTCTTGCCGGCCCCTCGAGGAAACCGCATGTCCCTGCAtcccctgccacagcacagTATTGATCATTGAGAGTTAAGAAAGTGAAGGCTGTGTGTGCCCAAATGTTGCGGCTTTGCTCCTGTGACGTCCTAAGCCCTTAATAAATCAGGAGCTGCGATGAAGTTGGCAATGGAGAGTAAAACCTTATGCCTTAATGCAGCATCTCTGTGAACACCAGCTTCCTGGACACCCCACATGCTCTGCTCACTTCTCTTGTCCACTTTCCCCTCTCGCCTGGGTTTGAGTGACTTCAGCATCGTTCTCGTGCCTGGGGAGTTGGTTTCTCAGCAGACTTCCCCTGGAGTAACTGTGGCCCTGCTGCAGACGCACGGGCTATGTGAGATCTCTGCCTGTTACTCAGACTAGCAGCAGGCatttcagcaaacaaaaccGTCTTTTACAGAAACAAGTAATTGTGAAAGGCTGGGCAAACAAGAGTCCGAGTTTCCAACCGGACTGCTTGGCATTACCAGCCCAAGCATCTGAATTAGGCAGCGAGGTGTGATGAGAATTGCTGACTCGAGCCTGCCGTGGTGGTTTGGGACCCGCAGGGGCCTGGCAGCCCCGGGCACGGCAGGATGGTACCATGTCAGTGTTAGCACAGTTAGCACGGCAGGGCTGGCCAGTGTCGGGGACAGGAGCCGTGTCGGGGAGCCAAAGGCTGTGGGTCGCAGTGGGAAGCCCTGGCTTGGCACCTGCTgcaccccgcagcccccagcccccaccccagccctcccaAATCCTCACCCCCGTGCTTCGCTCTACCTGCCCGCTCCATGCCTCGGCTGCGGGGAGCCCGGCTGCGGCGGAGCCAAAAGCAGGTTTGTGCCGCCACCTCGCGATGGAGAAGCGCTGGATGTCGCGATGGGCTGGCCGGGGACGCAGCTTCGCGACGGACACAGGGCCCGGCAGCACGACTGGGTTTGGGAATCGCTGCTTTATTAGCCCGTGTCGCCCCCAGCGGAGTGGCAGCCCCCACCCGCGGGGAATGAGCGTGGTGGggcacagcaggcagggctgggacggATACCGCTCTTCCCAGTGCCGTGGAAGGTTGCTGTGCACATCCCAGTGCCGTGGAAGGATGCTGCACCCATCCTACTGCTGTGGAAGGTTGTCGTTGCCATTCCAGTGCCATGGAAGGATGCTGTGCCCATCCCAGTGCGATGGCAGGATGCTGCACTCACTGCATGCCTTTTGGGGGTTACCAGCAACAGTGCTCTCCTCCTTTGACAACCCAGAGCACGTTCCACATCCCAGACATGCACGAGCAGGAAGGGTGCTGCGGAGAGGAGAATTTTGGTGCAGGTCGCTGCAGTTGGACTTTGGCTCGTGTGCTGCAGCATGCACCGGAGCCGTCTGGCCTCCTGCACCCGCCTTGAGCAGTGCCTTGCAAACCCTTGGGGCAAGTCAGGCACTTATCATCCCTTCCCTGGTGGTGTCCCTGACACTTTTCAGGAAGCTGAAGATGTGGGACCCTCCGGTCCCTTTGGCCTCCAGTGCAGATGGGAGCTTCCCCGCAGAGGGGCCAACCCTGtcacacagctctgcctgtctgGCCTTGGCTTTGGCTGCTGCAACAGTGATGTACTTGGTGACAATGGTGATGTGGTAGGACCTGAAGTCTGCTAGCTCAGAGATGCACTGGTTGAAAGCTGCACGGAGCTGTGTGTCTCCGGAGGAGAGCACATGttgcttcagggatggggcacgGCGGATCTCCTCCACGAAGGCTCTGTGGGGTGGGGGCATGTAGTCCCTCATCCTGTGGAGGAAGGTGGCTGGAAGACacaagcaaaggaagaaataagtTGGGGGTGAGTGGGTTAAAGCACCCTGACGCTCTCAGAGGGCAGCCAGACTGGAGCACTGGTGCTGTGGTCTGCAGGGACCACTGTGCTGGGTGGTACCTGACAGCCTGCACAGCCTCCTGGCCCCCTCCTTTCTGCCTTGATTAACTGAGGAAGAAAACCCATCTTAGGTCAATGCTCCATTAGGGTTGTTCTTAACCCTAAAGGCAGGTTTTAGCCCTTGctctcagccttttctgctACTAGAGTGGTTTTGCTAAGTTCTGATAAATATATTCTGTTGGGGGCTGGACTAACGTGGAGCTATGTGAATGGGTGAGCTAAATTACTGGCAGGATGCTGGCACACTCTGTTCCCTCATCTCTGTACCCATATATAATCTCAGTAAAAagttaaaatgcaaaaagcaaagtCTATCCATCTGGGAATTTATAGCAGCAAGGAAGTGCCTGCCAGAGCCTCGTTTATAGACTGCCTCCCTAATGAACTGGGCAGAACCTCGTCCCAGCCGGGCTCTGCGAGGGTTTTGCAAAGGTGAGATGGGCGGGTGTCCTgtcagctggcagagctgggcacagccctgggaaTCACTCTGGCTCGGTTCTTCCCTCACCCCCTTGTTTGcttagaaagaaggaaaagtgtgTCTTACTGCTCTCCTCGCTGTGGCGAATCCCCAGGAGCTCATCAAAAGCGTGAAGGACAGCGCTCTGCGCTGCGCTCCCTCCCGAGTACGCCATGGGCTCGTCAGCTACACCTTCGTATATCAGCCCCTCCGGCATGGCAGGGTTATCCTTCCAGCTGAGCGGGAAGACAGGGCAGTCAGGCAGGGAGTGGCCGTGGAGCAGCTGATAATGATGGGGGCTGCGAGAAGGGACCCTAGGCTGGCACAACTGACCAAAACCTTCCTGGCCTGGCCCGTGGATCTCCCCCTCCTCGCTCAGCCTTGCCAGCTGTCCTCAAATGGGAGATAAACTTGGACACCAAACACCGTGTCAAGGTGCACAACAAGGTCATGGGTGTGGAGAGAAATCCTTCATTATCCCTCGCTGAGGAGCGAGGGATGGTTCTACAGGATCGTTGCACACTGGTGAGCACCCCATGGCATGGTCCCAGGACGAGCTGCCCTCCGCCTGGCTGCACCTCCAGCTCATGTCCTGGTCCAGAGCTGCTTTGGGAGTGCAAGAAAGGAGAGGGAACTTGCCTGGGCAAGTGAAGTAATTAACATTAATCCCTTGAAGTCCCAGCAGCCGTTTGAAGCTGGGTTGCCTCTGCAGCAGGTAGTTGCCCAAACGCTGTTCCAAGCCCTTGAAGTTTGTGCTTtggatttttctctgttcttgttACTCTTGAGATGATGTCTTTAAGGACAGCGCAGGACAGCCtgcctttatttatttcagcagagaACAAGCCTGTAATGTGATTTCCTCCCCCTCATATAGCTGCTCGTCCTCAGCAAGCCCAGGAACCGGGCAGCATCGGTGCCTCCCCCCATACACCATTAACTCACAGTCCCTGTCATGCAGTTTTATGCGCCTGTTGTGCAAAAATGGATATATTCTCGCTCACAAATGGAAAGAGGAGTTGTTACAATTTCAGAGAGATAATGTGCCTGGCACAAAAATATCTCTTGACCTTCTGAAGAATGCACCATTTCAGGAAGCTTTTGGTGCTGTCTGCTAAGGCTGCTCGACTGCTGGAGCAGATTTTGCacaaactgcagagaaaatagATTCATTATCAAATACCATAATATTTTTAGCTCTCCCAAGAATGTATTTATAGTAACCTTTACTAGTGGGAAGTTCTTATAAGCAGAAGGGAATTTAAAAGGCATGTTTTTCCAGGCTGATGACCATCAAGACGAGGTCGGCTTGGataaaaaatgagagaaacCTAATCAGGATGCATGGAGCCTTTTGACTTAGGAATGCTGAGATATgctaaagagaaataaaaatagaaaccCCCTGAGAAGCCCAGGAGTGGAGCAGCTGGGGATGCTCACAGCCCCGCAGGGAAGATGAGGGATAGCAAACCCCCAGCACTGGGCTCTCATGGGAGTGTTTCTGCCTTGCCCAAGTGACTTTCTCTTCCCCAGTATTTGGCggggatatttttttgttaattaacaGATTTGTAGTGGAGCAACAGCAATAGGCTTGTTATTGATATTTCTTTAACACACAGGAGGAAGGGACCCCACTCAGCTTTG is a genomic window containing:
- the LOC102055026 gene encoding indoleamine 2,3-dioxygenase 2 isoform X3: MPQLSAQHLRGHEELHLAHLVLSFITMGYLWQEGEEGTVKVLPRNLAVPFWEVSQALGLPPILGHADFVLANWRRKNPNGPLEIENLDTIISLPGGESLRGFILVTLLVEKAAVPGIKAVVQAIRAILQLDEETLCKALQALAEAIRDMSKALKQMHDYVDPTVFYTVIRIFLSGWKDNPAMPEGLIYEGVADEPMAYSGGSAAQSAVLHAFDELLGIRHSEESINQGRKEGARRLCRLSATFLHRMRDYMPPPHRAFVEEIRRAPSLKQHVLSSGDTQLRAAFNQCISELADFRSYHITIVTKYITVAAAKAKARQAELCDRVGPSAGKLPSALEAKGTGGSHIFSFLKSVRDTTREGMISA